One window from the genome of Pantoea cypripedii encodes:
- a CDS encoding ABC transporter permease subunit, translating to MSITRIPVHFSDSRRRAIDRWVKRVVTACGVGILALMLLLFFWLVWVVMPLFNPPGMQIVASQQLWDKAPVLALGNDGKLGWRISRDEARFIPLDGQPAGPALALNGKPDAVVASADHNSLLLNMQGDLMLMQPVNGEWRFPLGDRPMHVSQGAVTQMALAIPGEDQWRIAAQTAAGIVILTLDKSTHVSQIVLPQQQADHLLFSPEGNLLYTSEGRLLRVWQINADGAQLRETQTLEQRPRSLHLLAGGRTLLIQDQRGISQWFAITGPQGPRLQEIHTFDGSSGTAMIVTEPNRRVFATLTPEGDVSLFASKQQGATVTRKLEPGILAAAFSPRGDTLMVERAGQWQRLRLDDPWPDFSWRNLWQKIWYENYPQPDWVWQSTAAGDSYQAKFSLIPMIIGTLKAASLALLFATPLALAAAMYTAWFMTPGLRRWVKPGIEMMGALPSVVIGLIAGVWLAPHISNALIGVLLLPLMLAATLLLCGVLSPRLPARWRQPGYEVLLLLPILLLVTLLTLWLPTHFWPAMGERLAHYEQRNLLVAALAMGFALVPLIFTLSEDALFSVPVSLGQGSLALGATPWQTLTRVVLPGASAGIFAALMIGFGRALGETMIVLMATGNTPVSEGGLFAGLRALSANIAIEMPEAAAGSAHYRILFLSALILLIFTLIINTVAEVIRQRLRQRYSQHEGQG from the coding sequence ATGAGCATAACAAGAATTCCCGTCCACTTTAGTGATAGCCGCCGTCGAGCCATTGATCGGTGGGTAAAGCGTGTTGTCACCGCCTGCGGCGTGGGGATTCTGGCATTGATGTTACTGCTATTTTTCTGGTTAGTCTGGGTGGTGATGCCGCTTTTTAATCCGCCAGGGATGCAGATCGTCGCCAGTCAGCAGCTGTGGGATAAGGCCCCGGTGCTGGCATTAGGCAACGATGGGAAACTGGGATGGCGCATCAGCCGCGATGAAGCACGCTTTATTCCGCTGGATGGTCAACCTGCCGGGCCTGCGCTGGCACTGAATGGTAAACCGGACGCGGTGGTCGCCAGCGCTGACCACAACAGCCTGCTGTTGAATATGCAGGGTGACCTGATGTTGATGCAACCGGTTAACGGCGAATGGCGTTTTCCGCTGGGCGATCGTCCGATGCATGTGTCGCAGGGGGCGGTAACGCAGATGGCACTGGCCATCCCAGGCGAAGACCAATGGCGCATTGCGGCGCAAACGGCAGCCGGAATCGTCATACTGACGCTGGATAAATCAACCCATGTCAGCCAGATTGTCCTGCCACAACAGCAGGCCGATCATCTGCTGTTCTCCCCGGAGGGTAACCTGCTGTATACCAGCGAGGGCCGTCTGCTGCGCGTCTGGCAAATCAATGCCGATGGTGCGCAACTGCGTGAAACACAGACGCTGGAGCAGCGTCCGCGTAGCCTGCATCTGCTGGCTGGCGGACGCACCCTGTTGATTCAGGATCAACGCGGCATCAGCCAGTGGTTTGCGATTACCGGGCCACAGGGACCACGTTTACAGGAAATCCACACCTTTGATGGCAGCTCGGGTACGGCAATGATCGTGACCGAACCGAACCGCCGTGTCTTCGCCACGCTCACCCCTGAAGGCGATGTCAGCCTGTTCGCCAGCAAGCAACAGGGGGCGACAGTCACCCGTAAGCTGGAGCCGGGTATCCTGGCCGCCGCCTTCTCACCACGCGGCGATACGCTGATGGTGGAGCGGGCAGGGCAATGGCAGCGTCTGCGCCTTGACGATCCCTGGCCTGACTTTAGCTGGCGTAACCTGTGGCAGAAAATCTGGTATGAAAACTATCCGCAGCCGGATTGGGTTTGGCAATCCACGGCGGCGGGAGACAGCTATCAGGCTAAATTCAGCCTGATACCAATGATCATCGGCACCCTGAAGGCCGCCAGTCTGGCGCTATTGTTTGCCACCCCACTGGCGCTGGCCGCCGCGATGTACACCGCCTGGTTTATGACTCCGGGCCTGCGTCGTTGGGTGAAGCCGGGGATCGAGATGATGGGTGCGCTGCCGAGCGTGGTCATCGGGTTGATTGCCGGGGTGTGGCTGGCCCCGCATATCAGCAACGCGTTGATTGGCGTGTTGCTGCTGCCGCTGATGCTGGCGGCAACGTTGCTGTTATGCGGGGTGCTCAGTCCACGTCTGCCCGCGCGCTGGCGTCAGCCTGGTTATGAGGTGCTGTTGTTGCTGCCGATCCTGTTGCTGGTGACGCTGTTGACGCTCTGGCTGCCAACCCATTTCTGGCCAGCGATGGGGGAACGGCTGGCCCATTATGAGCAACGTAACCTGCTGGTGGCCGCGCTGGCGATGGGATTTGCGCTGGTGCCGCTGATTTTTACCTTATCGGAGGACGCGCTGTTCAGCGTGCCGGTCTCGCTGGGGCAAGGCTCGCTGGCGCTGGGGGCGACGCCGTGGCAGACCCTGACGCGCGTGGTCTTGCCCGGTGCTTCGGCAGGTATTTTTGCCGCGCTGATGATTGGTTTTGGCCGGGCACTGGGTGAGACCATGATTGTGCTGATGGCGACCGGCAACACCCCGGTGAGTGAAGGCGGGTTATTTGCCGGATTACGCGCGCTTTCCGCCAATATCGCCATTGAAATGCCGGAAGCGGCAGCGGGCAGTGCCCACTATCGCATTCTGTTTCTCAGTGCGCTGATCCTGCTGATATTTACTTTAATCATTAACACGGTAGCGGAAGTGATCCGTCAGCGCCTGCGACAGCGCTATAGCCAGCATGAGGGACAGGGATGA
- the ppk1 gene encoding polyphosphate kinase 1, which produces MGQEKLYIEKELSWLSFNERVLQEAADKSNPLIERMRFLGIYSNNLDEFYKVRFADLKRRILIGEEQGSPSTPRHLLKKIQQRVLKSDQEFDALYNELLLEMARNQIFLINERQLSPNQQVWLRYYFKHQLRQHITPILLNHDTDLIEFLKDDYTYLAVEIIRGEDKRYALLEIPSDKVPRFVNLPAESPRRRKPMILLDNILRYCLDEIFKGFFDYDTLNAYSMKMTRDAEYDLVTEMESSLLELMSSSLKQRLNAEPVRFVYQRDMPDEMVEMLRHKLSISNYDSVVPGGRYHNFKDFISFPNEGKSNLENRPLPQIRHIGFDGFRNGFDAIRNRDVLLYYPYHTFEHVLELLRQASFDPSVLAIKINIYRVAKNSRIMDAMIHAAYNGKKVTVVVELQARFDEEANIRWAKRLTEAGVHVIFSAPGLKIHAKLFLISRREGNEIVRYAHIGTGNFNEKTARIYTDYSLLTADARITNEVRRVFNFIENPYRPVSFDHLMVSPQNSRNMLYQLIDNEIANVQQGIPAGITLKINNLVDNGLVDRLYAASSAGVKVNLLVRGMCSLIPDLPGISENIRVISIVDRYLEHDRVYIFENGGDKKVYLSSADWMTRNIDYRIEVAVSILDPRLKERVLDIIAILFSDTVKARIVDKELSNRYVPRGNRRKVRSQPAIYDYIKKLEQPE; this is translated from the coding sequence ATGGGTCAGGAAAAGCTGTATATAGAAAAAGAATTAAGCTGGTTATCATTTAATGAACGCGTGTTACAGGAAGCGGCGGACAAAAGTAACCCGCTGATTGAACGTATGCGTTTCCTCGGGATCTATTCGAATAACCTTGATGAGTTTTATAAAGTCCGCTTCGCTGATTTGAAACGTCGCATTCTTATCGGTGAGGAACAAGGGTCGCCCAGCACCCCACGTCATCTGCTGAAGAAGATCCAGCAACGGGTGCTGAAATCCGACCAGGAATTTGATGCGCTGTATAACGAATTGCTGCTGGAGATGGCGCGTAATCAAATCTTCCTGATTAATGAACGTCAGTTGTCGCCCAATCAACAGGTCTGGCTGCGGTATTACTTCAAGCACCAGCTGCGTCAGCACATCACGCCAATTCTGCTCAATCACGACACCGATTTAATCGAATTCCTCAAGGACGATTACACCTATCTGGCGGTGGAAATCATTCGTGGTGAAGACAAACGCTATGCCCTGCTGGAGATTCCGTCCGATAAAGTGCCGCGTTTCGTTAACCTGCCAGCTGAGTCGCCACGTCGTCGTAAGCCGATGATCCTGCTGGATAACATTCTGCGCTACTGCCTTGATGAAATTTTTAAAGGCTTCTTCGATTACGATACGCTGAATGCCTATTCCATGAAGATGACGCGCGATGCCGAGTACGATCTGGTCACCGAGATGGAATCCAGCCTGCTGGAATTGATGTCCTCCAGCCTGAAACAGCGCCTCAACGCCGAACCGGTGCGCTTCGTTTATCAGCGTGATATGCCGGATGAAATGGTGGAGATGCTGCGCCATAAACTCTCCATCTCCAACTATGACTCGGTGGTGCCAGGCGGCCGTTACCATAACTTCAAAGACTTCATCAGCTTCCCGAATGAAGGTAAAAGTAATCTGGAGAATCGCCCGTTACCGCAGATTCGCCATATTGGCTTTGATGGCTTCCGTAACGGCTTTGACGCGATTCGTAACCGCGATGTGCTGCTCTATTACCCGTACCATACTTTCGAGCATGTGCTGGAACTGTTGCGCCAGGCCTCCTTCGATCCCAGCGTGCTGGCGATTAAAATCAATATCTACCGCGTGGCGAAAAACTCGCGCATCATGGATGCCATGATCCACGCCGCCTACAACGGCAAAAAAGTGACGGTGGTGGTGGAGTTGCAGGCGCGCTTTGATGAGGAGGCCAACATCCGCTGGGCGAAGCGTCTGACCGAAGCGGGCGTCCATGTAATTTTCTCAGCACCGGGGCTGAAAATTCACGCCAAACTGTTCCTGATCTCACGTCGTGAAGGCAACGAGATTGTGCGCTATGCACATATCGGCACGGGCAACTTCAACGAAAAAACCGCGCGCATATATACTGACTATTCGTTGCTGACGGCAGATGCACGCATCACCAATGAAGTGCGTCGGGTGTTTAACTTTATCGAAAACCCGTATCGTCCGGTGAGTTTCGACCACCTGATGGTATCGCCGCAAAATTCACGCAATATGCTTTATCAATTGATTGATAACGAAATTGCCAACGTGCAGCAGGGAATTCCAGCGGGCATTACGCTGAAAATTAATAACCTGGTGGATAACGGTCTGGTGGATCGGTTGTATGCTGCTTCATCTGCGGGGGTAAAAGTTAACCTGCTGGTGCGCGGTATGTGCTCGCTGATCCCGGATTTACCGGGCATTAGCGAAAATATTCGCGTGATTAGCATCGTTGACCGCTACCTGGAGCACGACCGCGTCTATATTTTCGAAAACGGTGGCGATAAAAAAGTGTATCTCTCCTCTGCGGACTGGATGACACGCAATATCGATTATCGTATTGAAGTGGCGGTGTCGATCCTGGACCCTCGTCTGAAAGAGCGCGTACTGGATATCATTGCCATCCTGTTTAGCGATACAGTAAAAGCACGTATCGTCGACAAAGAACTGAGTAACCGTTATGTGCCGCGCGGCAACCGCCGGAAGGTGCGCTCGCAGCCGGCGATTTACGATTACATCAAGAAACTGGAACAACCTGAATAA
- the ppx gene encoding exopolyphosphatase, translating into MPISHKSTPKPQEFAAIDLGSNSFHMVIARVVDGAMQVLGRLKQRVHLADGLDAQNRLSEEAIQRGLSCLALFAERLQGFSPANVTIVGTHTLRQAINAEEFLQRAADVIPYPIEVISGNEEARLIFMGVEHTQPEKGRKLVIDIGGGSTELVIGEDFEPQLVESRRMGCVSFAQLYFPKGEISPENFRRARLAAAQKLETLAWQYRLHGWQYALGASGTIKAACEVLLAMGEKEKLITPERLDQLYNEVIKHKSFAALSLPGLSEERKAVFVPGLAILCGVFDALAIRELRLSDGALREGVLYEMEGRFRHQDIRSRTAQSLANHYAIDNDQARRVLETTEQLYLQWRDQNPKLANPQLAALLKWAATLHEVGLTINHSGMQRHSAYILQYTNMPGFNQDQQMLLAMLVRFHRKAVKVDEMPRLTLFKKKQILPLVFLLRLGTLLNNQRQATTRPDTLKLSTDDGHWTLTFPAGYFSQNTLVQLDLEREQSYWNEVTGWNLILQEE; encoded by the coding sequence ATGCCAATTTCCCATAAGAGTACGCCGAAGCCACAGGAGTTTGCGGCCATTGACCTCGGCTCCAACAGTTTTCATATGGTGATTGCCCGTGTGGTGGATGGTGCCATGCAGGTTCTGGGACGACTCAAGCAACGTGTGCACCTGGCCGATGGGCTGGATGCACAGAATCGCCTGAGCGAAGAGGCGATCCAGCGTGGGCTGAGCTGCCTCGCGTTGTTTGCCGAACGCCTGCAGGGGTTCAGCCCGGCTAACGTCACCATCGTGGGGACGCATACGCTGCGTCAGGCGATTAACGCTGAGGAGTTCCTGCAACGGGCAGCAGACGTCATCCCCTACCCGATTGAAGTGATTTCCGGCAACGAAGAAGCGCGTCTGATCTTTATGGGCGTGGAACATACGCAGCCGGAGAAAGGCCGCAAGCTGGTTATCGATATCGGCGGTGGCTCGACCGAACTGGTCATTGGCGAAGATTTCGAACCGCAACTGGTGGAAAGCCGCCGTATGGGTTGCGTCAGCTTTGCCCAGCTTTATTTCCCGAAAGGGGAAATCTCGCCGGAAAACTTCCGTCGCGCCCGTCTGGCGGCGGCGCAAAAGCTGGAAACACTGGCCTGGCAATATCGTCTGCATGGCTGGCAGTATGCGCTGGGCGCGTCTGGCACCATCAAAGCCGCCTGTGAAGTGCTGCTGGCCATGGGCGAGAAAGAGAAGCTCATTACCCCGGAGCGGCTGGACCAGCTGTATAACGAGGTGATCAAGCACAAGTCTTTTGCTGCCCTCAGCCTGCCGGGTCTGTCTGAGGAGCGTAAGGCGGTGTTTGTGCCTGGGCTGGCGATTCTGTGTGGCGTCTTTGATGCACTGGCAATTCGCGAGCTGCGCCTGTCTGATGGTGCGCTGCGCGAAGGTGTGCTGTACGAAATGGAAGGCCGCTTCCGTCATCAGGATATCCGTAGCCGTACCGCTCAAAGTCTGGCAAATCATTACGCCATCGATAACGACCAGGCGCGTCGCGTGCTGGAAACCACCGAGCAGTTGTATCTGCAATGGCGCGACCAGAACCCGAAGCTGGCGAATCCTCAACTGGCGGCCCTGCTGAAATGGGCAGCGACCTTGCATGAAGTCGGGCTGACCATTAACCACAGTGGCATGCAGCGTCATTCGGCTTACATCCTGCAATACACCAACATGCCAGGTTTTAATCAGGATCAACAGATGCTGCTGGCGATGCTGGTACGCTTCCACCGTAAAGCGGTGAAGGTGGATGAAATGCCACGCCTCACTTTGTTTAAGAAGAAGCAGATTCTGCCGCTGGTTTTCCTGCTGCGTCTCGGCACCCTGCTGAATAATCAGCGCCAGGCCACCACCCGCCCGGATACGTTGAAGCTGAGTACCGATGACGGACACTGGACGCTCACCTTCCCGGCAGGCTACTTCAGCCAGAACACGCTGGTGCAGCTGGATCTGGAGCGAGAGCAAAGCTACTGGAATGAAGTGACCGGCTGGAACCTGATTCTGCAAGAGGAGTAA
- the tehB gene encoding tellurite resistance methyltransferase TehB, with product MTIRPDNYFAEKYGLTPPHSEVLEALPKLTPGKVLDLGCGQGRNSLFLNQQGFDVTGWDSNPQSLARLQQIIHDEQLQNIRAEACDLNQVRFNGDYQLVLSTVVMMFLQPETIPQLIADMQASTLKYGYNLIVAAMSTDDYPNPLDFPFTFKSGELSDYYRNWHIVKYNEHVGELHRRDENGQRIRCRFATLLAQKASY from the coding sequence ATGACTATTCGTCCTGACAACTATTTCGCGGAAAAATATGGCCTGACGCCGCCGCATTCGGAAGTGCTGGAAGCGCTGCCCAAATTGACGCCCGGTAAGGTGCTGGATTTGGGCTGCGGCCAGGGCCGCAACAGCCTGTTTCTCAATCAACAGGGGTTTGATGTCACAGGCTGGGACAGCAACCCGCAGAGCCTGGCGCGGCTGCAACAGATTATCCACGATGAACAGCTGCAAAATATCCGGGCTGAAGCCTGTGATCTGAACCAGGTACGCTTCAACGGCGATTACCAGCTGGTGCTCTCCACGGTGGTGATGATGTTTCTGCAACCGGAAACCATTCCCCAGTTGATTGCCGATATGCAGGCCAGCACGCTGAAATATGGCTATAACCTGATTGTCGCCGCCATGAGCACTGACGACTATCCCAATCCGCTCGACTTCCCGTTCACCTTTAAGTCCGGTGAACTCAGTGACTACTACCGCAACTGGCATATCGTGAAATATAACGAGCACGTTGGTGAGTTGCATCGGCGTGATGAAAACGGCCAGCGTATCCGCTGTCGGTTCGCCACCCTGCTGGCGCAAAAAGCCAGTTACTGA
- a CDS encoding YfgG family protein codes for MNNAFPARRRPKTGSMTRIVLLISFFILVGRLIFTIPGAIEHHQQKKATPDPVTQSSTDTR; via the coding sequence GTGAACAACGCTTTCCCCGCACGAAGACGTCCCAAAACCGGTTCGATGACACGCATTGTTTTGCTGATCAGTTTTTTTATTTTGGTTGGCCGTCTGATTTTCACCATTCCTGGTGCCATTGAGCATCATCAGCAGAAGAAAGCCACGCCCGACCCGGTGACGCAAAGCAGCACCGACACGCGTTAA
- the mgtE gene encoding magnesium transporter gives MSASHAQQLTETRHRILNLLLTQHDLVDVLLDKSVDLSASELKEINGWRQQLESDLQMMHAADLADILEALPHVERQALWRLIPCEQRGRVLVEASDTVWASLTESMTDREILRAIEPLDLDDQAYLARYLPRDLTGRLLTTLDPSQRAHVLSVEEFDRDRVARIMDFNILTVRADVRLATVQRFLRRRKTMPDGTDKLFITDKSNQLLGELPLTTILLNPPGTQVQSVMNAKPTTFQLNDKAEDAAGAFERYNLISAAVTDARGKLIGRVIVEDVIDLVNEENESNIRKMGGLSQEEDVFAPVRKAVSKRWAWLAINLCTAFVASRVIGLFEATISQLVALATLMPIVAGIGGNTGNQTITMIVRALALHQVEPGNFSFLILRELGVALLNGVFWGGIMGGVTWLMYDNLALGGVMMLAMVLNLLLAALMGVLIPLIMTKLKRDPAVGSSVLITAITDTGGFFIFLGLATLFLLHH, from the coding sequence ATGTCTGCTTCGCACGCGCAACAACTGACTGAAACCCGCCATCGCATTCTCAACCTGCTGCTCACTCAACACGATTTAGTCGATGTCCTGCTGGATAAATCGGTGGATTTGTCGGCCAGTGAACTGAAAGAGATTAACGGCTGGCGTCAGCAGCTGGAAAGCGATTTGCAGATGATGCACGCCGCGGATTTAGCCGATATTCTCGAAGCGCTGCCGCATGTCGAACGTCAGGCACTGTGGCGCTTAATTCCCTGCGAACAACGCGGCCGGGTATTGGTTGAAGCCTCCGATACCGTCTGGGCCAGCCTGACCGAAAGCATGACCGATCGCGAGATCCTGCGCGCTATCGAGCCGCTGGACCTTGATGACCAGGCTTATCTGGCTCGCTATCTGCCGCGCGATCTGACCGGACGTCTGCTGACCACGCTCGATCCCAGCCAGCGCGCGCATGTGCTCAGCGTGGAGGAGTTCGACCGTGACCGGGTAGCGCGTATCATGGATTTCAACATCCTGACGGTGCGTGCTGATGTCCGGCTTGCCACCGTGCAGCGTTTTTTGCGCCGCCGTAAAACCATGCCAGATGGCACCGATAAGCTGTTTATCACCGATAAAAGCAACCAATTACTCGGCGAACTGCCGCTCACCACCATCCTGCTTAATCCGCCCGGCACGCAGGTTCAAAGCGTCATGAACGCGAAACCCACCACCTTTCAGCTGAACGATAAAGCGGAAGACGCTGCGGGGGCATTTGAGCGTTATAACCTGATTTCTGCCGCCGTCACCGATGCCAGGGGCAAGCTGATTGGCCGCGTCATCGTTGAAGACGTCATTGACCTCGTCAACGAAGAGAACGAAAGCAACATCCGTAAAATGGGCGGCCTCAGCCAGGAAGAGGATGTCTTCGCGCCGGTCCGTAAGGCGGTCAGTAAACGCTGGGCGTGGCTGGCGATTAACCTTTGTACCGCGTTCGTTGCTTCGCGGGTGATCGGCCTGTTTGAAGCGACCATTTCACAACTGGTGGCGCTGGCAACCCTGATGCCGATTGTTGCCGGGATTGGCGGCAATACCGGCAATCAAACCATCACCATGATTGTGCGTGCGCTGGCGTTGCATCAGGTGGAGCCAGGCAACTTTTCGTTTCTGATCCTGCGTGAGCTTGGTGTCGCATTGCTGAATGGCGTGTTCTGGGGCGGCATTATGGGTGGGGTCACCTGGCTGATGTACGACAACCTGGCGCTGGGCGGGGTGATGATGCTGGCAATGGTGCTTAACCTGCTGCTGGCGGCGCTGATGGGGGTGCTGATCCCCCTTATTATGACCAAACTGAAACGCGACCCGGCAGTCGGCTCCAGCGTACTGATCACCGCCATCACCGATACCGGGGGCTTCTTTATTTTTCTCGGGCTCGCCACGCTATTTCTGCTGCACCATTAA
- a CDS encoding DUF3750 domain-containing protein, with the protein MLTFKAFSLCVVMIILLSLFASLARATHGGGHTSENEGWWSARRDSAGIAPDPRSHASEAIVQVYAAPTYGWKGAVAVHPWIIFKRAGETQYNRYEVISWGSDDKVRHNANVPDGYWYGARPRLLVEHRGAAAQAMIPQIEAAIKSYPWPRTYHAWPGPNSNTFLAHIGREVPALALDLPANAVGKDYRPLWNPVGLPPSGRGIQVSVLGLAGVTVGAEEGFELNVLGLNMGLDFSPFRLRLPFIGGIGSDNVQQDNPPG; encoded by the coding sequence ATGCTGACCTTCAAAGCGTTTTCACTTTGCGTTGTTATGATCATCCTGTTGTCGCTTTTTGCCAGCCTGGCGCGAGCTACGCACGGCGGTGGACACACCAGTGAGAATGAAGGCTGGTGGTCGGCACGGCGTGATTCAGCAGGTATCGCCCCCGATCCTCGCAGCCATGCATCTGAAGCGATTGTGCAGGTTTATGCCGCACCTACCTATGGCTGGAAGGGGGCGGTTGCGGTGCATCCGTGGATTATCTTTAAGCGTGCCGGTGAAACCCAGTACAACCGCTATGAGGTCATTAGCTGGGGCAGCGATGACAAAGTGCGACACAACGCCAATGTCCCGGATGGTTACTGGTATGGCGCACGGCCAAGGCTGCTGGTGGAGCATCGCGGTGCCGCAGCGCAGGCGATGATTCCGCAGATTGAAGCCGCCATCAAATCCTATCCATGGCCCCGGACTTATCACGCCTGGCCAGGCCCGAACAGCAATACCTTTCTTGCCCATATTGGCCGTGAAGTCCCGGCGCTGGCGCTGGATTTACCGGCAAACGCGGTAGGTAAGGATTACCGGCCACTGTGGAATCCGGTGGGATTGCCGCCATCGGGGCGTGGCATTCAGGTGTCCGTGCTGGGGCTTGCTGGCGTCACTGTCGGCGCTGAAGAGGGATTTGAGCTGAATGTGCTGGGCCTGAATATGGGGCTGGATTTCAGCCCGTTCCGTTTGCGCCTGCCGTTTATTGGTGGCATCGGCAGTGACAATGTTCAGCAGGATAACCCGCCGGGTTAA
- a CDS encoding fatty acid desaturase family protein, which yields MRITEVIDKHVLRELSAINNRVASLHLALRLGIELLLIYMLYKTQHHILLLVLTILLLGFVHSFWGYAGYAHELFHKRVFSVKWANQLLFRFSAAVTFNNRAFFEASHMRHHSKTFSDDDDEGHSFQNWSVANIIRYALFDYTFMWRKVTYTIKNACGIIPASFATIKVNIQRAAIEVLVINGLVYLAVYFATHSGWVVLAYFVAQFSCQLPNRMLAQAQHLGLEEQKESGPLGHSRTITLPVWLAFLYANMNYHCEHHIMPSIPYYHLPELNQRLKAAGVTFEEVGVGYFFTTFWQEVGRKQQKLAL from the coding sequence ATGCGCATTACCGAGGTTATCGACAAACATGTGTTAAGAGAGTTATCCGCAATCAATAACCGGGTTGCCTCGCTGCATCTTGCCCTGCGTCTGGGGATCGAGTTATTGCTGATTTATATGTTGTACAAAACACAGCATCATATTTTGTTGCTGGTGTTAACCATTTTGCTGCTCGGTTTTGTGCACAGCTTCTGGGGCTATGCGGGTTACGCCCATGAACTGTTTCATAAGCGAGTATTTTCGGTGAAGTGGGCTAATCAGCTGCTGTTTCGCTTTTCAGCTGCCGTGACATTTAATAATCGGGCATTTTTTGAAGCGAGCCATATGCGTCATCACAGTAAAACCTTCAGCGATGACGATGATGAAGGGCACAGCTTCCAGAACTGGAGTGTCGCGAATATTATTCGTTACGCCCTGTTCGATTATACCTTTATGTGGCGCAAGGTGACTTACACCATTAAAAATGCCTGCGGTATTATCCCCGCCTCGTTTGCGACCATTAAAGTTAATATCCAGCGAGCCGCTATTGAAGTTCTGGTTATTAATGGGCTGGTCTATCTGGCGGTGTATTTCGCCACTCACAGTGGATGGGTGGTACTGGCTTATTTTGTTGCACAGTTTTCCTGCCAGTTGCCCAATCGTATGCTGGCTCAGGCACAGCATCTGGGGCTTGAGGAGCAGAAGGAGAGCGGGCCGTTAGGTCACTCCCGCACGATAACGTTGCCGGTATGGCTGGCATTTCTCTATGCCAATATGAATTACCATTGTGAACATCACATTATGCCGTCAATTCCTTATTATCATTTGCCTGAGCTGAATCAGCGCCTAAAAGCGGCCGGTGTGACGTTTGAAGAGGTTGGCGTAGGTTATTTCTTTACCACCTTCTGGCAGGAAGTTGGACGCAAACAGCAGAAGCTCGCGCTGTAG
- a CDS encoding class I SAM-dependent methyltransferase, which translates to MNSSVIDFLSGYGNGINEVKLKDLLTLKNICSDDEQISTLFPPVEIGSITLVDQIVLLSLLKITQPEKVLEVGTYLGYSTTLLALNSDATIFSLDLPTDACLETQFDSDKILTDGDVNDDFLRHTQSIEGAVYLKNLTAEQRGRVNLIKKDSTQVNFQQAFGELDYVFVDGGHAYDIIKSDTENALQAVRKGVVIWHDYASGIHSDVTQYLNSRDDLKIFHVKNSLCAFAFTGC; encoded by the coding sequence GTGAACAGTTCAGTGATTGATTTTTTGTCCGGCTATGGTAATGGAATCAATGAAGTAAAGTTAAAAGACCTTCTCACTCTGAAAAATATCTGCTCAGACGATGAGCAAATTTCCACGCTGTTCCCACCGGTGGAGATTGGCAGCATTACGCTGGTTGATCAGATTGTCCTGCTTAGCCTGCTGAAAATCACCCAGCCTGAAAAGGTACTGGAAGTCGGCACTTATCTGGGCTATTCCACCACGCTGTTGGCGCTGAATAGCGATGCCACAATCTTCTCTCTCGATTTGCCTACAGACGCCTGCCTGGAAACGCAGTTTGATAGCGATAAAATTCTCACCGATGGTGATGTGAATGATGATTTCCTACGCCACACCCAATCGATTGAAGGGGCGGTGTATCTGAAGAACTTAACCGCAGAACAGCGGGGGCGCGTCAATCTGATTAAAAAGGACTCGACTCAGGTTAATTTTCAGCAGGCATTTGGTGAGCTGGATTATGTCTTTGTCGATGGCGGACATGCCTACGACATTATTAAAAGCGATACCGAAAACGCTTTGCAGGCGGTGCGCAAAGGCGTGGTGATTTGGCATGATTATGCTTCAGGTATTCACAGTGATGTGACGCAATATCTGAATTCCCGTGATGACCTGAAAATATTTCACGTGAAAAACTCGTTGTGTGCCTTTGCCTTTACTGGCTGTTGA